The Lycium ferocissimum isolate CSIRO_LF1 chromosome 1, AGI_CSIRO_Lferr_CH_V1, whole genome shotgun sequence genome includes a region encoding these proteins:
- the LOC132066006 gene encoding uncharacterized protein LOC132066006, which yields MQWNNVAKPEIYYHNDGYFLVKFATKEDHELVLYSGPYMLNNRPVIVKGWTPGFNFNDEVLRTIPLWVRLPNLPLSCWVEVDVTHKLPNCLKVEEPDGSIFEQAVEFDWKPQFCTECLQIGHVCLDDPAPKKVGIRKPGKQAWNKAEGNKEAQHKEKGGRGKEVAQSSAGTGSEWKQAKGGSPVKVQPIKQNVPPNNAFNPLVEEANHKMITRSQIRDAANMWVVTWNVRGLNQAYKQKELQVFVQRNKVGLLAIVEHRVHQKNAARVVKQVFPRWQWQHNYQVGGKGRIWVVWDARLCDFSVIQSTPQYIHGYLRIHANNMAFHLTVIYRLHSIQDRKPLWEDLTNIAGLMSIPWLVMGDFNAIMHVNDRTYGAPKAGLRNKGFM from the exons ATGCAGTGGAATAATGTGGCTAAGCCGGAGATATACTATCACAATGATGGCTATTTCCTGGTAAAATTTGCTACCAAAGAGGACCATGAATTGGTTCTATATTCTGGGCCATATATGCTGAACAACCGACCGGTGATTGTGAAAGGGTGGACTCCAGGATTCAATTTTAATGATGAAGTGCTGCGCACCATTCCTCTATGGGTCCGTCTCCCTAACCTTCCTTTGAGCTGTTGGG TAGAGGTGGATGTCACCCACAAACTACCGAATTGCCTCAAGGTTGAGGAACCTGATGGTTCAATATTTGAGCAAGCGGTAGAGTTTGATTGGAAGCCGCAATTCTGCACTGAATGCTTGCAAATTGGGCATGTGTGTCTTGATGACCCTGCTCCTAAAAAGGTTGGTATAAGGAAACCAGGAAAACAAGCTTGGAATAAGGCTGAGGGGAACAAGGAAGCACAGCACAAGGAGAAAGGGGGTAGGGGAAAGGAGGTGGCACAAAGCTCTGCAGGG ACTGGAAGTGAATGGAAACAAGCAAAGGGTGGATCACCTGTTAAGGTACAACCAATTAAGCAAAATGTACCTCCCAACAATGCCTTTAACCCACTGGTGGAAGAAGCTAACCATAAGATGATAACTCGATCACAGATCAGGGATGCTGCAA ACATGTGGGTGGTCACATGGAATGTTAGAGGCCTAAACCAGGCCTATAAGCAGAAGGAACTACAGgtttttgtacaaagaaacaagGTGGGACTGTTAGCAATTGTGGAACATAGGGTACATCAGAAAAATGCAGCTAGGGTAGTTAAGCAAGTGTTTCCTAGATGGCAATGGCAGCACAACTATCAGGTTGGTGGGAAAGGAAGAATATGGGTGGTATGGGATGCTAGGCTGTGTGACTTCTCTGTCATCCAGTCTACTCCCCAGTACATTCATGGATATCTAAGAATACATGCTAACAATATGGCATTTCACTTAACTGTCATATATAGATTGCATAGTATCCAAGATAGGAAACCATTATGGGAGGACTTGACGAACATAGCTGGGTTGATGTCAATACCCTGGTTAGTGATGGGTGACTTCAATGCCATCATGCATGTAAATGATAGGACCTATGGTGCACCAAAGGCAGGACTCAGAAATAAAGGATTTATGTGA
- the LOC132066011 gene encoding F-box protein SKIP19-like: protein MNRNGKGRNKNQATANSPPWLELPVEIWAYILHKLGAIEILLRAQNVCTTWRRACKDPSMWRVIDCRVSTSMWHVIHSKRSEYINFDKWHFLVEMCRHAVDRSQGELVDIRLEFYATDELLAYVVERSPKLKSLSFVKWTLKLESKVFVEVVQNLPLLEEVFVSYSPITKENIEALGHYCPRLKLIAMNCSFYMGGYYSDRRTDEALAIAKNLPALHHL, encoded by the exons ATGAATAGGAACGGAAAAGGTAGAAACAAGAATCAAGCGACGGCAAATTCGCCACCGTGGTTGGAACTACCGGTAGAAATATGGGCCTACATATTACATAAGCTGGGTGCTATAGAGATACTGCTGAGGGCACAGAACGTGTGCACTACGTGGAGGCGAGCGTGCAAGGACCCTTCCATGTGGCGTGTCATTGACTGTCGCGTGTCCACTTCCATGTGGCATGTCATTCACTCCAAACGGAGTGAGTACATAAACTTCGACAAGTGGCACTTTTTGGTAGAGATGTGCCGCCACGCGGTTGATCGCAGCCAAGGTGAACTTGTCGATATTAGATTGGAGTTCTACGCCACGGACGAGTTGCTTGCTTATGTAGTGGAGAG ATCACCCAAACTTAAAAGCCTTAGTTTTGTGAAGTGGACCTTGAAATTGGAATCTAAAGTCTTTGTTGAAGTAGTTCAAAATCTGCCGTTGTTGGAAGAGGTATTTGTGAGCTACAGTCCTATCACGAAAGAAAACATTGAAGCTCTTGGACACTATTGCCCAAGGTTGAAGTTGATTGCAATGAATTGCTCATTTTATATGGGCGGTTATTACTCTGATAGAAGAACTGATGAGGCTTTAGCTATTGCTAAAAACCTGCCTGCTTTGCACCACCTTTAA